The genomic window GCCGCCGCTGTTGTTAGAGGTCTCCTTTATCGGAATTGATGACTCTGTCCACTCTCGAAATTCTATCCTCTCTAAAAATTGGGCAATTAATGAGCCAATACCTCCCCAGGCTGTTATCGGTTTATTCGTAAAGGCAATTTTAACTTGCTTTACTCGATGCGATTTGTTAAGCTTTTTATGTTTCATTTTTTAGTGCTCCTTTTTCTGTTATCTAAACATTAATCTAAAAGGAGCACTATCTTTGTTTTATATGAAAATATCAACCTGATTTTCTGTTTCTAATGCAAAAACTGGGATAATGCCGATGTTCAGAACCGGCCGCAAATCCGACCAACCGCTGCCGACCATGACAGAGCTGTTTCAGGCTTATCCCAATCCGTTCAACTCATCTACTTCGATTAAGATATATCTGACAAAATCACAGCGAACGAAACTTGAGATTTTCGATGTGCGGCAGGCAGGTAAAAATTCTCGCCGATAGAACGCTAAATATCGGCGAGCATTCATTTATGTGGAACGGCAGAAATAGCAATGGCAGAAAGGTATCATCGGGTTCGTATTTCTATCGTCTGTCTGCCGGCGAGGATGTCATGATACGGCGTATGATATTAATTAAGTAATTGGAATTGTTGTTGTCAGAAGCAACTTCTGGCAACACTTCGATTTTTAATGGATACACGTAAGATAATATTGCAATACGACCTTACGCATGGTTTTATACCTTAGCAGCAGGTCGGATTCCGACTCGCCGAAGGCGCGGAGAAACCCGACACCCTTGACAGCTTACTCAGCCTCCTCCAACTTGACAGTAAAATGACGCAATACAGGGGCATTCCAGGTAATTTTCAGTGGCTTAACCAGCTTTTTATTTTCCCCGATTTTCTTGAATACATTAGCAGCATACTGCAGATGCGCCATCGAATATACCCGTCTCGGAATAGCCAGCCGTACTAACTCCATGTCAGGGAACTTTTCGGTGCCGTCGGGTTGAAGTCCCAGCATGATGCCGCCTATCTCTACCGCCCTTATGCCGCCCTCGCGGTATAACGCCACAGTAACCGCCCAGGCGGGATATTTCTCACGCGGGAAATCCGGTAGGAATGAATCGATATCCACGAAAATCGCATGACCGCCCGCCGGCTTGACAATAGGCACACCGGCATCCTCAAGCATATTGCCGAAACACCGGACCTGCTCGGTGCGGTATTTCAGATAGTCCTCGTCTAATGCCTCATCAAGTCCGCGGGCAACCGCCTCAAGGTCGCGTCCAGCCATGCCGCCATAAGTAGGGAAGCCCTCAATCAATATCAGCATGTTGGTTATTTTAGCGGCCAGCTTATCGTCGTTGGTGGCCAAAAACCCGCCGATATTTGCCAGCCCGTCTTTTTTGGCCGACATCGTGCAGCCATCGGCGAATTTGAACATCTCACGGGCGATTTGCTTAATCGACCAATCCCGATACTCTATTTCTCTTTGCTTGATAAAATAGCAGTTCTCAGCATAGCGGCAGGCATCGATATATAACGGAATACCATGCTTATGTAAAAGCTTGCTGTATGCCTTTATATTCTCCATAGAAACAGGCTGACCGCCGCCGGCATTGTTGGTAACGGTAATCATTCCCACCGGAATTTTATCAGCGCCTACTATCTTGATTAAATTCTCAACTTTATTCAGGTCGATATTGCCTTTGAACGGATACTCCGATTTAGGCTCTTTACCCTCATTGATAACCAAATCGACAGCGCTTGCTTTTTGATGTTCGATATTAGCGCGGGTAGTGTCAAAATGAGTGTTTGAGGGAACATGCTGGCCTTCTTTTAGGATACTGGTGAAAAGCAGGTTTTCTGCTACTCGTCCCTGATGAGCGGGGATGATATTTTTGTAGCCGGTAATATTTTTTATGGCTGCCTCGAAATTGTAATAGTTGCGGCAGCCGGCGTATGATTCATCGCCGGTCATGATGCCTGCCCATTGGGTATCGCTCATTGCTGAGGTGCCCGAGTCGGTCAGCAGGTCGATGAAAATGTTCTCGGCGGCGATTTTAAACACATTAAAATGCGCGGCGGCAAGCGTCTTTTCACGTTCTTCTCTGGGCAGGATTTTTATTCGTTCGACTGTTTTAGTTTTGTATGGTTCCGGTAGAAATTCCATTCTCAAATCTCCTGATAAGTTTGCTGAAAATTATAAATATCACAAGAAAAAGCCCCGTGAAAAATATGTTCTGGCTAATCCAGAAAAACAGATAGCT from Candidatus Zixiibacteriota bacterium includes these protein-coding regions:
- a CDS encoding tryptophanase translates to MEFLPEPYKTKTVERIKILPREEREKTLAAAHFNVFKIAAENIFIDLLTDSGTSAMSDTQWAGIMTGDESYAGCRNYYNFEAAIKNITGYKNIIPAHQGRVAENLLFTSILKEGQHVPSNTHFDTTRANIEHQKASAVDLVINEGKEPKSEYPFKGNIDLNKVENLIKIVGADKIPVGMITVTNNAGGGQPVSMENIKAYSKLLHKHGIPLYIDACRYAENCYFIKQREIEYRDWSIKQIAREMFKFADGCTMSAKKDGLANIGGFLATNDDKLAAKITNMLILIEGFPTYGGMAGRDLEAVARGLDEALDEDYLKYRTEQVRCFGNMLEDAGVPIVKPAGGHAIFVDIDSFLPDFPREKYPAWAVTVALYREGGIRAVEIGGIMLGLQPDGTEKFPDMELVRLAIPRRVYSMAHLQYAANVFKKIGENKKLVKPLKITWNAPVLRHFTVKLEEAE